TTGCGCCGAGAAATCAATTATACTCTTTTGGACAAAGATGAATTTAATTATCGCCGCAGCGTGGCTGACCGTTTTTTGTATTCAATTTTAGACGCTGAAAAAATAGTAATGATTGATGAAATTTTTAATAAATACGAACCGGAAAATGAAGTTAAATAAAAAGTTAAACCAAAAATATTTTTTATTTATTAATACATCTAAGCCCAATGAGTTAGATGTTTTTTTATTGATGAATAATAGAATAATTAGTAAATTAAGTCTAAAAGGCAATTATAAGGTCTCGGAAAATTTATTAAAATTAATAAATAAACTGCTTAAGAAAAATAAGTTAGGACTCGGGCAATTAAAGGGGATTATTGCAGTCTCAGGTCCAGGACCATTTACTTCTCTGAGAATCGCAGCTGCAGTCGCTAATACTTTGGCTTTTGCTTTGAAAATTCCAATTGCTGGTGTTGCTAATAAAGAAAATCTTTCAGATATGCAATTAATAAAAAAAGGTCTTAAAGAAATGAAAATAGGGAACTATATCCAGCCTTTTTATAATCAGGAGCCGAATATAACTATTGCTAAATAAATATAGAATTCCCGAAGAAGCAAATCATAATTTACTTCTTCGGTTCGCAACTAATACGCCATGGGGGGCTATAGCGGAAAATGAGTAGTAAGATTGGATTAATTAATCCACAAACATAATTAATTTACGAACTAGGCTATACACAGCCTAGTTTTTTT
Above is a window of Patescibacteria group bacterium DNA encoding:
- the tsaB gene encoding tRNA (adenosine(37)-N6)-threonylcarbamoyltransferase complex dimerization subunit type 1 TsaB — encoded protein: MKLNKKLNQKYFLFINTSKPNELDVFLLMNNRIISKLSLKGNYKVSENLLKLINKLLKKNKLGLGQLKGIIAVSGPGPFTSLRIAAAVANTLAFALKIPIAGVANKENLSDMQLIKKGLKEMKIGNYIQPFYNQEPNITIAK